The Bradysia coprophila strain Holo2 chromosome X unlocalized genomic scaffold, BU_Bcop_v1 contig_12, whole genome shotgun sequence genome window below encodes:
- the LOC119067213 gene encoding uncharacterized protein LOC119067213, with protein sequence MGKCQSKTGLPNSATANDGVDKKATDRKEKLEAKKKKRNEKRMKDMQNLKNPTAPHVPKKIDQNTINLDYDAVAKQRMQDQLANDSQSFILNQLMLAVQFFEYYEKELGEAFAKNRQKESEETDKISRHCKSVRLPDQLHEAVDQRVRFRASHGPSSGKIVSIQTQTMYVVHENIEVTNSGERSEYSSLMEAPVYRMEIDIPTDRSRHTGYVRLRSTEVILNPNFHSKTIKEDDETSVEHKNDEDSDDDECLPKINPKFRDSILILPNSKRPASLFTGTYQNNFSQLSSASTDSLTPDGSEYDYATITALNTRQPLSVVRSGLSPSDTFSTTTLPDICITNMPVSSIGSDDIEEDEACEIKQFLNSKSFCTYFANIFYDTLAKDFGLTKNQLANATCKGPVIQMHPWEIIPAIQCPWPREAFEWMHRQREIKENPVTRQKFQWPKPDMVNKVVQMGCHVIPLGYVPKNGINPHRELEWKIVFPDANRYLESCLTSSQSKIYLITKVLLQTFVEPHLDSKYNMFTDEHLRNHLFWQCENNFAAWPETYLGEALVRFLNSLLEHIKRQKLPDYFLPKRNLFENIPERIMVDLHKRIFRIAENPLMYVLKAVKSLKYLNEFGVMFNCRKLYTAITIDDPLKMLNKQFRTELEKDWDEPSDSDDGEEDVLGIIGYHKKFEKSNEVKRRPSRKVRFIEAEKIKQMEEAARKPIPDYIDLTFPVIKHMERMRRDIIYKIFIDHYLQWAKKVRSVRSYSLALIFLFQARRLASLSLDDDPMKDVSDKCDEIESLIELVLIDQNRDSQTKPQLPRRESYADAGSRALFRVKNHGQKGEDPYTNINGESMKFNNTPDNTDDIENVEQVRSPKFRKSIIASPRLNDHMARKNRNILKVQIHADSNAPNSPIMPRSFYSPMTPCSPSSMSTSPKKSKFFNNNNEDDMKPIPSIELANFINGLIPASKTNGFEPSFHANIKREFSVTSNASEDYVTEL encoded by the exons atggGAAAGTGTCAGTCGAAGACAGGACTTCCCAATAGTGCTACAGCAAACGATGGTGTGGATAAAAAAGCAACggatcgaaaagaaaaattagaagcaaaaaagaaaaagcgAAATGAGAAGCGAATGAAAGACatgcaaaatttaaagaatcCAACAGCACCGCACGTACCGAAAAAGATCGACCAAAATACCATCAATTTGGACTATGATGCGGTGGCGAAACAAAGAATGCAGGATCAATTGGCAAACGACAGTCAAAGTTTCATATTGAATCAATTAATGCTGGCCGTGCAGTTTTTCGAATATTACGAAAA AGAATTGGGCGAAGCATTCGCGAAGAATCGTCAGAAGGAAAGCGAAGAGACAGACAAAATTTCCAGACACTGTAAAAGTGTACGACTGCCGGATCAATTACATGAAGCTGTCGATCAACGAGTGCGATTTCGTGCAAg TCATGGTCCATCGAGTGGAAAAATCGTTTCAATTCAAACGCAAACAATGTACGTAGTGCATGAAAACATCGAGGTTACAAATTCCGGTGAACGATCTGAATACAGTAGTTTGATGGAAGCACCCGTTTATCGCATGGAAATTGATATTCCGACCGATCGAAGTCGTCACACCGGTTACGTTCGACTGCGAAGCACCGAAGTGATTTTAAATCCCAATTTTCACAGTAAGACCATTAAAGAGGACGACGAAACCAGCGTTGAGCATAAAAATGACGAAGACAGTGACGACGACGAGTGCTTGCCGAAAATTAATCCCAAGTTCAGAGACAGCATACTGATATTACCGAATTCGAAAAGGCCGGCATCACTTTTTACCGGAACATACCAAAATAACTTTAGTCAATTATCGAGTGCATCAACGGATAGTCTAACGCCCGATGGAAGCGAATATGATTATGCAACCATAACAGCTCTAAATACGCGACAACCATTGAGTGTGGTAAGATCTGGACTCAGTCCAAGCGATACATTTAGCACAACAACCCTGCCGGACATCTGCATTACAAATATGCCGGTTTCATCGATCGGCAGTGATGATATTGAAGAAGATGAAGCATGCGAAATTAAGCAATTCCTGAATTCGAAGTCATTCTGCACATACTTCGCCAATATTTTCTACGACACTTTGGCCAAGGATTTTGGCttgacaaaaaatcaattagcGAACGCTACATGCAAGGGTCCGGTTATTCAAATGCATCCATGGGAAATTATACCGGCCATACAATGTCCATGGCCAAGAGAAGCTTTCGAATGGATGCATCGACAGcgtgaaataaaagaaaatccagTGACGCGACAAAAGTTCCAATGGCCCAAGCCAGACATGGTCAATAAGGTCGTACAAATGGGCTGTCATGTTATACCGTTGGGATATGTACCAAAAAACGGTATAAATCCGCACAGAGAACTggaatggaaaattgtatttccAGATGCAAATAGATACCTAGAGAGCTGTCTCACTAGTTcacaatcgaaaatttatctgATTACAAAAGTGCTGCTGCAAACATTCGTCGAACCGCATTTGGACAGCAAGTACAACATGTTCACCGATGAACATCTGAGAAATCATCTATTCTGGcaatgtgaaaataattttgctgcatGGCCAGAAACCTATCTGGGTGAAGCACTAGTTCGATTCCTCAATTCACTATTGGAACACATTAAACGACAAAAATTGCCGGACTATTTTCTGCCGAAACGTAATCTGTTCGAAAACATACCGGAACGAATAATGGTCGATCTGCATAAACGCATATTTCGCATCGCTGAAAATCCACTAATGTACGTTCTGAAAGCGGTGAAAAGTCTAAAGTATCTGAACGAATTCGGAGTCATGTTTAACTGTCGAAAGCTGTACACGGCTATTACAATTGACGATCCTTTGAAAATGCTAAATAAACAATTCAGAACCGAGCTGGAAAAAGATTGGGACGAGCCAAGTGATTCGGATGATGGCGAGGAAGATGTCCTCGGAATTATTGGTTATcacaagaaattcgagaaatctAACGAGGTCAAACGTCGTCCATCCCGAAAGGTTCGATTTATAGAAGCTGAAAAGATCAAGCAAATGGAAGAGGCGGCAAGGAAACCAATACCTGACTATATTGACTTGacg TTTCCCGTCATCAAGCACATGGAACGAATGCGCCGtgatattatttataaaatcttCATCGATCACTATCTACAGTGGGCGAAAAAAGTTCGATCCGTCCGATCGTACAGTTTGGCactaatttttctgtttcaagCTCGTAGGCTCGCAAGTCTTTCACTAGATGACGATCCAATGAAAGATGTGAGCGATAAATGTGACGAGATTGAATCGTTGATCGAATTAGTGTTGATCGACCAAAATCGTGACAGTCAAACGAAGCCACAATTGCCGCGTCGTGAAAGTTACGCGGATGCTGGTAGTCGAGCTTTGTTTAGAGTAAAAAACCACGGTCAGAAGGGCGAAGATCCATACACCAACATCAATGGCGAGTcgatgaaattcaataatACTCCAGACAATACCGATGATATTGAGAATGTAGAACAAGTGAGAAGTCCGAAATTCCGAAAATCAATCATCGCATCGCCACGGCTCAACGATCATATGGCccgaaaaaatcgaaatattttgaaagtgCAAATCCACGCGGATTCGAATGCGCCCAATTCTCCAATTATGCCTCGAAGCTTTTACTCGCCGATGACACCCTGTTCCCCGTCGTCCATGTCTACATCGCcaaagaaatcgaaatttttcaacaacaataacGAGGATGATATGAAGCCAATTCCAAGTATTGAGCTAGCCAATTTCATTAATGGATTGATTCCAGCGTCCAAAACGAATGGATTCGAGCCATCATTTCATGCCAATATCAAGCGAGAATTCAGTGTGACAAGTAACGCATCGGAGGATTATGTGACAGAGTTGTAG
- the LOC119067212 gene encoding CAD protein: MAASLVLQDGQIISGVPFGAEVDVDGEVVFQTGMVGYPESMTDPSYHAQILVLTYPLIGNYGIPGNDLDEFDLPKYFESIDKIWVAGLIVDELCETPSHWKLKKTLSKWMIENNVPGISGVDTRALTKKIRENGTILGRIVQGEIESTTSIVFNDQNARNLVAEVSVKAVKTYNESGTPRICVVDCGLKLNQIRCFLSRGARVDVVPWDHPLDQSEYDGLFLSNGPGDPVMCNKTVQNIRKVLANKSVKPIFGICLGHQLLSTAIGCTTYKMKYGNRGHNLPCIHHGTGRCFMTSQNHGFAVNADTLPNDWIPLFTNANDQTNEGIIHKTKPFFSVQFHPEHTSGPEDLELLFDVFLNAVSVMKSGAAAEGIQKQITDKIAFDGASDVNPIRPKKVLILGSGGLSIGQAGEFDYSGSQAIKALKEEKIQTILINPNIATVQTSKGLADKVYFLPLTPNYVEQVIRSERPNGVLLTFGGQTALNCGIELDRSGVFKKYNVRILGTPILSIIETEDRKIFADRVNEIGEKVAPSCAVYSVQEALEAAEKLGYPVMIRAAFALGGLGSGFADTESELRTLAQQALAHSSQLIIDKSLRGWKEVEYEVVRDAYDNCITVCNMENVDPLGIHTGESIVVAPSQTLSNREYNMLRTTALNVIRHFGIVGECNIQYALNPMSEEFYIIEVNARLSRSSALASKATGYPLAYVAAKLALNIPLPEIKNSVTGVTTACFEPSLDYCVVKMPRWDLSKFTRVSKNIGSSMKSVGEVMAIGRKFEEAFQKALRMVDENVTGFDPNLKPVDEEELKEPTDKRMFVVAAALNANYTVEKLYELTKIDRWFLEKMKNIIEVYGQIEKHGLNIPKELLLRAKQLGFSDKQIANSEGSTELAVRSQRKEYGVLPFIKQIDTVAGEWPASTNYLYMTYNATAHDIDFIGGYTMVIGSGVYRIGSSVEFDWCAVGCLRELRNLGRKTIMVNYNPETVSTDYDMCDRLYFEEISFEVVMNIYDVENPEGIILSMGGQLPNNIAMDLHRQQARILGTSPESVDGAENRFKFSRMLDRKGILQPRWKELTNLKSALEFSKDVGYPCLVRPSYVLSGAAMNVAHCDKDLEEYLVSASKVSKEHPVVISKFLTEAKEIDVDAVAADGEILCMAVSEHVENAGVHSGDATLVTPPQDINAETLEQIKVIARDIASLLDVTGPFNMQLIAKNNELKVIECNVRVSRSFPFVSKVLDHDFVAIATRVIVGLSVEPVNVLHGTGKVGVKVPQFSFARLAGADVMLGVEMASTGEVACFGDNRNEAYLKAMLSTGFQFPTKGILLSIGSFKHKTELLPSIRALAKMGYKLYASMGTGDFYTEHGVDVESVQWTFDKFSEDGGELRHLAEFLANKQFDMVINLPMRNSGARRVSSFMTHGYRTRRLAVDYSIPLVTDVKCAKLLVDAMCSIRGPPPMKTFTDCMTSRQMIRLPGFIDVHVHLREPGATHKEDFASGTAAALAGGVTLICAMPNTNPSIVDRSSFELVQELAKAGARCDYALYVGASSDNYSSIVEFAPQAAALKMYLNQTFSTLQLNDMNVWEKHFTNWPKRAPLVVHAERQTMAAAILLASVLDRPIHIAHVARKEEITVIRAAKKQGINITCEVCPHHLFLSTDDIDRIGGGRSEVRPVLCSPEDQQALWNNLDYIDVFATDHAPHTRAEKDSINPPPGFPGLETILPLLLNAVNQNRLTIDDVINKFHRNPKRIFNLPEQSNTYVEVDMDEEWVIPKETAYSKAKWTPFAGMKIKGSVHRVVLRGEVAYVDGEVLVDAGYGKNVRDWPMKKSEFHKSLEKIDHHNLDGSRSEVKPSDLVTDVQANDAFSKLLAEPSPKFTVSFGEKSVRPVSPLPSRVRCDSTSNPTLKELVQHTTAASVVPLQGLTHKHILSVDMFTKEHLNDIFDLAQIFKGRVLKDRPLNDILKGKIMALVFYEVSTRTSSSFAAAMQRLGGKVITMDETSSSVKKGETLEDSIATLAGYSDVVVLRHPEPGAATRAALHCRKPMINAGDGVGEHPTQALLDIFTIRQEIGTVNGLTITMVGDLKNGRTVHSLARLLTLYDVQLRYVSPENLGMPRNIVDFVDSKGISQKFYSSLEEVLPETDVLYMTRIQRERFASDEDYNRSCGHYVVTPKLMTKAKRRMVVMHPLPRIFEISTEFDTDPRAAYFRQAEYGMYVRMALLAMVLGKSS; encoded by the exons atggcTGCGTCACTAGTCCTACAAGATGGTCAAATTATTTCCGGTGTGCCATTCGGTGCCGAAGTGGACGTTGACGGTGAAGTGGTTTTCCAAACGGGCATGGTCGGCTATCCTGAATCCATGACTGATCCGTCATACCATGCACAGATTCTGGTTTTAACGTATCCATTGATCGGAAACTATGGAATACCAGGCAATGACTTAGATGAATTTGATTTGCCAAAGTACTTTGAGTCCATTGACAAGATATGGGTAGCTGGGCTGATTGTGGACGAGCTGTGTGAAACGCCGTCACATtggaaattgaagaaaacttTGAGCAAATGGATGATCGAGAATAATGTTCCTGGCATATCTGGAGTTGACACGCGAGCCTTGACCAAAAAGATCCGTGAGAATGGAACGATTCTCG GCCGTATCGTACAAGGCGAAATcgaatcaacgacatcgattGTATTCAACGATCAAAATGCAAGAAATCTGGTCGCAGAAGTATCCGTTAAGGCTGTGAAAACGTACAATGAGTCTGGTACGCCGCGGATATGCGTCGTTGATTGTGGATTAAAACTAAATCAGATTCGTTGCTTTTTGAGTCGGGGCGCTAGAGTTGACGTTGTACCGTGGGACCATCCACTTGATCAATCGGAATATGACGGTTTATTTTTAAGCAATGGTCCTGGCGATCCAGTCATGTGCAACAAGACGGTTCAAAATATTCGTAAAGTCCTCGCAAACAAGTCAGTTAAACCAATCTTCGGTATCTGCTTGGGCCATCAACTTTTGTCCACTGCCATCGGATGTACAACTTACAAAATGAAGTACGGCAATCGTGGCCATAATTTACCTTGCATACATCATGGCACTGGACGTTGCTTTATGACATCCCAAAACCATGGATTCGCTGTGAATGCTGACACACTGCCGAATGATTGGATTCCACTTTTCACCAATGCAAATGATCAAACTAACGAGGGAATAATTCATAAAACGAAACCGTTCTTCAGCGTCCAGTTTCATCCGGAACATACATCAGGTCCAGAAGATCTAGAATTACTTTTCGATGTGTTCCTGAATGCCGTTTCCGTAATGAAATCAGGTGCAGCTGCTGAAGGTATTCAAAAACAGATTACGGACAAAATCGCATTCGATGGTGCTAGTGATGTGAATCCTATAAGGCCGAAAAAAGTGTTGATTCTTGGCTCTGGTGGTCTATCGATTGGGCAGGCTGGTGAATTTGATTATTCTGGCTCACAGGCCATTAAGGCATTGAAAGAGgagaaaattcaaacaattttaatcaaCCCCAACATTGCTACTGTGCAGACATCGAAAGGCTTGGCGGACAAAGTTTATTTCCTGCCATTGACTCCGAACTATGTGGAACAAGTAATTCGATCTGAACGGCCGAATGGTGTATTGTTAACGTTCGGTGGACAGACTGCATTGAACTGTGGCATTGAATTAGACCGAAGTGGCGTGTTCAAAAAGTACAACGTAAGAATATTGGGCACACCGATTCTGTCAATTATTGAAACTGAAGACAGGAAAATTTTTGCCGATCGTGTCAATGAAATCGGAGAGAAAGTAGCTCCATCCTGCGCTGTTTATTCGGTTCAGGAAGCATTAGAAGCTGCTGAGAAACTTGGCTACCCAGTGATGATAAGAGCGGCATTTGCATTAGGAGGCCTGGGTTCTGGCTTCGCTGACACCGAAAGTGAGCTTCGAACTCTTGCCCAACAAGCATTAGCACATTCCAGTCAACTAATCATTGACAAGTCGCTCAGAGGATGGAAGGAAGTTGAATACGAAGTTGTACGAGACGCTTATGATAATTGCATTACCGTTTGTAATATGGAAAATGTCGATCCGTTGGGAATTCACACTGGAGAAAGTATCGTGGTAGCACCATCGCAGACGCTATCTAATCGAGAGTACAACATGCTGCGAACAACAGCTTTAAATGTTATTCGCCATTTCGGAATCGTTGGCGAGTGCAACATTCAGTATGCTCTCAATCCTATGTCAGAGGAGTTCTACATCATCGAAGTCAATGCGAGACTGTCCAGAAGTTCGGCTTTAGCCAGTAAAGCGACGGGATATCCGTTAGCATACGTAGCGGCTAAACTAGCATTAAACATTCCATTGCCCGAAATCAAGAATTCAGTTACTGGGGTGACAACAGCATGCTTCGAGCCAAGTTTAGATTATTGTGTGGTGAAAATGCCCCGTTGGGATCTTTCAAAATTCACCAGAGTCAGTAAAAACATCGGTTCATCCATGAAGAGTGTTGGTGAAGTGATGGCAATTGGTCGCAAATTCGAAGAGGCTTTCCAAAAAGCATTACGAATGGTAGATGAGAATGTAACCGGCTTTGATCCGAATTTGAAGCCTGTCGACGAAGAGGAACTAAAGGAACCAACAGATAAACGTATGTTTGTTGTGGCAGCCGCTTTAAACGCAAACTACACGGTAGAGAAGTTGTATGAGTTGACCAAGATCGACAGGTGGTTCTTGGAGAAAATGAAGAATATAATTGAGGTTTACGGACAGATTGAAAAACATGGACTGAACATTCCCAAAGAGCTACTGTTAAGAGCGAAGCAGCTGGGCTTTTCGGATAAGCAAATAGCAAATTCGGAAGGAAGCACCGAACTGGCAGTTAGAAGTCAACGCAAGGAGTATGGTGTTCTTCCATTCATTAAACAAATTGATACGGTTGCTGGTGAGTGGCCAGCGTCTACAAACTACCTATACATGACATACAACGCAACTGCTCATGACATCGATTTTATTGGTGGCTACACAATGGTCATCGGTTCAGGGGTGTATCGGATCGGTAGTTCGGTTGAGTTTGATTGGTGTGCGGTTGGATGCTTGCGTGAATTACGGAATTTGGGTCGGAAGACAATAATGGTCAACTACAATCCTGAAACAGTCAGTACCGATTACGATATGTGTGACCGATTGTATTTTGAGGAAATCTCTTTCGAAGTTGTGATGAACATTTACGACGTTGAGAATCCGGAAGGAATAATTTTGTCTATGGGTGGACAGTTACCGAATAACATTGCTATGGATTTACATCGGCAACAGGCCAGAATTTTGGGAACATCACCAGAATCAGTTGATGGTGCAGAAAATCGCTTCAAATTCTCGAGAATGTTAGATCGGAAGGGAATTTTACAGCCACGCTGGAAGGAATTGACAAACCTTAAGTCTGCGTTGGAGTTCAGCAAAGACGTTGGATATCCCTGCCTGGTTCGACCATCATATGTTTTGTCTGGTGCAGCGATGAATGTTGCTCACTGTGATAAAGACTTGGAGGAATACTTGGTGTCTGCGTCAAAAGTAAGCAAGGAGCATCCGGTcgttatttcgaaatttttaaccGAAGCGAAAGAAATTGATGTGGATGCTGTGGCTGCTGATGGTGAAATATTATGTATGGCTGTGTCCGAACACGTCGAAAATGCCGGTGTTCATTCGGGAGATGCAACCTTAGTTACACCGCCGCAAGATATAAACGCTGAGACGTTGGAGCAGATCAAGGTTATTGCACGTGATATTGCGTCATTGCTTGATGTTACCGGACCATTCAACATGCAATTGATTGCGAAAAACAACGAACTGAAAGTCATTGAGTGCAACGTACGAGTATCGAGATCATTTCCATTCGTATCGAAAGTTCTTGATCATGATTTCGTTGCTATCGCAACTCGAGTTATTGTGGGATTGAGTGTGGAACCAGTCAATGTTCTTCATGGTACTGGAAAG GTGGGTGTTAAAGTTCCTCAATTCAGTTTCGCTCGTCTAGCAGGAGCGGATGTTATGTTAGGTGTTGAAATGGCTTCAACCGGTGAAGTAGCATGCTTCGGAGATAACCGAAACGAGGCGTATTTGAAGGCGATGCTGTCGACAGGCTTCCAATTTCCAACCAAAGGCATTCTGCTTAGTATTGGCAGCTTCAAG cACAAAACTGAGCTACTTCCATCGATTCGGGCACTGGCCAAAATGGGATACAAATTGTATGCATCGATGGGTACTGGAGATTTTTACACGGAACATGGTGTCGAT GTTGAGTCAGTGCAATGGACTTTCGATAAATTTAGTGAGGATGGCGGTGAATTACGTCACTTAGCTGAGTTCCTCGCCAACAAACAATTCGATATGGTGATCAATCTACCTATGCGAAACAGCGGTGCTCGTCGGGTGTCTTCGTTCATGACACATGGCTATCGAACTCGCCGATTAGCCGTCGACTATTCTATTCCCCTGGTCACAGATGTTAAATGCGCCAAATTGTTAGTCGATGCCATGTGTTCCATTCGTGGGCCACCTCCAATGAAAACATTCACCGATTGCATGACATCGCGACAAATGATTCGTTTACCTGGATTCATTGACGTTCATGTTCATCTTCGGGAACCAGGTGCTACCCATAAAGAAGATTTTGCTTCTGGCACAGCAGCAGCGTTGGCTGGTGGTGTGACCCTTATTTGTGCCATGCCTAATACAAATCCTTCAATCGTGGATCGCAGTTCCTTTGAGCTAGTACAGGAATTAGCCAAGGCAGGTGCGAGATGTGACTATGCTTTGTACGTGGGAGCTTCGTCTGATAATTATTCATCAATTGTCGAATTTGCTCCGCAAGCTGCAGcgttaaaaatgtatttaaatcAGACATTTTCAACATTACAACTGAATGACATGAATGTGTGGGAGAAGCATTTCACTAACTGGCCGAAACGAGCTCCGTTGGTAGTGCATGCTGAAAGACAGACAATGGCCGCTGCCATTCTTTTAGCAAGCGTTTTGGATCGACCAATTCATATTGCGCACGTGGCTCGAAAGGAAGAAATTACTGTAATCAGAGCAGCCAAAAAACAAGGAATTAATATCACGTGCGAAGTTTGTCCACACCATTTGTTCCTTTCCACCGATGATATTGATCGAATTGGTGGTGGACGGTCCGAAGTAAGGCCAGTATTATGTTCGCCTGAGGATCAACAAGCATTGTGGAATAATTTAGACTACATCGATGTTTTCGCTACCGATCATGCACCACATACTCGGGCCGAAAAAGATTCCATCAATCCACCGCCCGGTTTCCCAGGATTAGAAACGATTTTGCCATTACTACTGAACGCCGTCAACCAAAATCGCTTGACGATTGACGATGTAATTAATAAATTCCATCGAAAtccgaaaagaattttcaatctGCCGGAGCAAAGCAATACATACGTGGAGGTTGACATGGATGAGGAATGGGTCATTCCGAAGGAAACGGCATATTCGAAAGCAAAATGGACTCCTTTCGCTGGAATGAAAATCAAAGGCTCCGTGCATCGAGTAGTTTTGAGAGGAGAAGTTGCATATGTTGATGGGGAAGTTTTAGTCGATGCAGGGTATGGTAAAAATGTTCGAGATTGGCCAATGAAAAAGTCCGAGTTTCACAAATCACTAGAAAAAATAGACCATCACAATTTGGACGGTTCCCGATCTGAAGTGAAGCCATCTGATCTAGTGACAGACGTTCAGGCCAACGATGCGTTTTCAAAACTTTTGGCTGAGCCATCGCCCAAGTTTACCGTAAGCTTCGGCGAGAAAAGTGTTCGTCCCGTATCACCGTTGCCATCTCGAGTTCGTTGTGATTCTACAAGCAATCCAACGCTAAAGGAATTGGTACAACATACAACAGCCGCAAGTGTGGTGCCACTTCAAGGGTtaacacacaaacacatatTGAGCGTAGACATGTTCACGAAGGAGCACTTGAATGACATCTTTGATTTGGCGCAAATTTTCAAAGGGCGGGTGCTCAAAGATCGACCATTGAACGATATTTTAAAGGGCAAAATTATGGCGTTGGTGTTTTACGAAGTTAGTACCAGAACGAGTAGCAGCTTTGCTGCAGCTATGCAGCGATTAGGTGGAAAGGTTATCACCATGGATGAGACCAGTTCGTCAGTGAAGAAAGGAGAAACGCTTGAAGACAGTATTGCAACTCTAGCTGGCTATTCCGATGTTGTTGTTCTTCGACATCCCGAACCAGGTGCTGCGACTCGGGCTGCATTGCACTGTCGTAAGCCCATGATAAACGCAGGCGATGGTGTTGGTGAACATCCCACGCAAGCACTGCTGGATATTTTCACGATCAGACAGGAGATCGGAACAGTTAACGGTCTAACTATAACAATGGTTGGAGACTTGAAGAATGGTCGTACTGTACATTCCTTGGCGAGGTTGTTGACTCTATACGACGTTCAGTTGCGGTACGTAAGTCCTGAAAATCTGGGAATGCCAAGAAATATTGTCGATTTCGTCGATTCGAAAGGAATATCACAAAAG TTTTACAGCAGCTTGGAGGAAGTGCTACCCGAAACCGATGTCTTGTACATGACGCGAATACAACGAGAACGTTTCGCTTCTGATGAAGATTATAACAGATCGTGCGGTCATTATGTGGTAACACCGAAATTAATGACCAAGGCCAAGCGTCGCATGGTGGTCATGCATCCGTTACCGCGAATTTTCGAGATCAGCACCGAATTCGACACGGATCCACGGGCTGCATATTTCCGACAAGCTGAATACGGAATGTACGTTCGAATGGCTTTGCTGGCTATGGTATTGGGAAAGTCGTCTTGA